A window from Thalassophryne amazonica chromosome 15, fThaAma1.1, whole genome shotgun sequence encodes these proteins:
- the ift27 gene encoding intraflagellar transport protein 27 homolog isoform X2 — protein sequence MVKLRARCLLVGDAAVGKSTLCHMFHSDGSLFQNNYSMTTGIELLVKCVNIPETNDSVELYIIDSAGKETFVEACEKMSFSNCSCWMERVHAHCQDHHIPGVLVGNKSDLSARREVQTSVAQEWAQSQGLEYYETSAKEMENYDAPLLSLARTFQSLYHQSIETIQNLTPG from the exons ATGGTAAAACTGAGAGCGAGGTGTCTGCTCGTCG GAGATGCTGCAGTGGGAAAAAGCACCCTCTGTCACATGTTTCACAGTGATGGAAGTCTGTTCCAGAACAACTACAGCATG ACAACAGGAATTGAGCTGCTGGTGAAATGTGTCAATATCCCAGAGACAAATGACAGCGTG gaaCTTTATATCATCGACTCTGCAGGGAAGGAGACATTTGTTGAAGCGTGTGAGAAAATG TCATTTTCCAACTGCAGCTGCTGGATGGAAAGAGTTCATGCCCACTGCCAGGACCACCATATTCCAG GTGTTCTAGTGGGCAACAAGTCAGACTTGTCTGCTCGGAGGGAGGTGCAGACATCcgtggcccaagaatgggcccaAAGCCAGGGATTGGAGTACTATGAGACATCTGCT AAAGAGATGGAGAACTATGACGCCCCACTGCTGAGTTTAGCTCGGACCTTCCAGTCTCTGTACCATCAGAGCATCGAGACCATCCAGAACCTCACTCCAGGCTAG
- the ift27 gene encoding intraflagellar transport protein 27 homolog isoform X1 has protein sequence MVKLRARCLLVGDAAVGKSTLCHMFHSDGSLFQNNYSMTTGIELLVKCVNIPETNDSVELYIIDSAGKETFVEACEKMWGQPSLLCLVFDLTNEQSFSNCSCWMERVHAHCQDHHIPGVLVGNKSDLSARREVQTSVAQEWAQSQGLEYYETSAKEMENYDAPLLSLARTFQSLYHQSIETIQNLTPG, from the exons ATGGTAAAACTGAGAGCGAGGTGTCTGCTCGTCG GAGATGCTGCAGTGGGAAAAAGCACCCTCTGTCACATGTTTCACAGTGATGGAAGTCTGTTCCAGAACAACTACAGCATG ACAACAGGAATTGAGCTGCTGGTGAAATGTGTCAATATCCCAGAGACAAATGACAGCGTG gaaCTTTATATCATCGACTCTGCAGGGAAGGAGACATTTGTTGAAGCGTGTGAGAAAATG TGgggccaaccgtcactgttatgCTTGGTTTTTGACCTGACCAATGAGCAGTCATTTTCCAACTGCAGCTGCTGGATGGAAAGAGTTCATGCCCACTGCCAGGACCACCATATTCCAG GTGTTCTAGTGGGCAACAAGTCAGACTTGTCTGCTCGGAGGGAGGTGCAGACATCcgtggcccaagaatgggcccaAAGCCAGGGATTGGAGTACTATGAGACATCTGCT AAAGAGATGGAGAACTATGACGCCCCACTGCTGAGTTTAGCTCGGACCTTCCAGTCTCTGTACCATCAGAGCATCGAGACCATCCAGAACCTCACTCCAGGCTAG